A genomic region of Macaca thibetana thibetana isolate TM-01 chromosome 14, ASM2454274v1, whole genome shotgun sequence contains the following coding sequences:
- the INCENP gene encoding inner centromere protein isoform X1, which yields MGTTAPGPIHLLELCDQKLMEFLCNMDNKDLVWLEEIQEEAKRMFTREFSKEPELMPKTPSQKNRRKKRRISYVQDENRDPIRKRLSRRKSRSSQLSSRRLRSKDSVEKLATMAGENGSFLRRVTRAAAAAAAATMALAAPSSSTPESPTMLTEKPKDNRAQCQLVPVVEIGIRERHNAEQHVTQLVSVQPLPRTLSPTLASATAPASQGILTSDEESTPKKSKARILESVTVSSLMATPQDPKGRGVGTGRSVSKLRIARVSPGPRDSPGSPDSPWRERVLAPILPNNFSMPTGSPADSQSVRHSLVAPSSLSPQVLAQKYSLVAKQESVVRRASRRLAKKTAEEPAASGRIICHSYLERLLNVEVPEKVGPEQESPEEAEPVAAAEPEVPENNGNNSWPRNDTEIGNSTPNPKPAASSPETPSAGQQEAKTDQADGPREPPQSARRKRSYKQAVSELDEEQHLEDEELQPPRSKTPSSPCPSSKVVRPLRTFLHTVQRNQMLMTPTSAPRSVMKSFIKRNTPLRVDPKEKERQRLENLRRKEEAEQLRRQKVEEDKRRRLEEVKLKREERLRKVLQARERVEQMKEEKKKQIEQKFAQIDEKTEKAKEERLAEEKAKKKAAAKKMEEVEARRKQEEEARRLRWLQQVRAQEEEERRHQELLQKKKEEEQERLRKAAEAKRLAEQREQERREQERQLAEQERRREQERLQAERELQEREKALRLQKERLQRELEEKKKKEEQQRLAERQLQEEQEKKAKEAAGVSKALNVTVDVQSPTCTSYQMTPQGRRAPPKINPDNYGMDLNSDDSTDDEAHPRKPIPNWARGTPLSQAIIHQYYHPPNLLELFGAILPLDLEDIFKKSKPRYHKRTSSAVWNSPPLQGARVPSSLAYSLKKH from the exons ATGGGGACGACAGCCCCAGGGCCCATTCACCTGCTGGAGCTATGTGACCAGAAGCTCATGGAGTTTCTCTGCAACATGGATAATAAGGACTTGGTGTGGCTTGAGGAGATCCAGGAGGAGGCCAAGCGCATGTTCACCAG AGAGTTCAGCAAAGAGCCAGAACTGATGCCCAAAACACCTTCTCAGAAGAACCGACGGAAGAAGAGACGGATTTCCTATGTTCAGGATGAAAACAGAGACCCCATCAGGAAAAG GTTATCCCGCAGAAAATCTCGGAGCAGCCAGCTGAGCTCCCGACGCCTCCGCAGCAAGGACAGTGTAGAGAAGCTGGCCACAATGGCGGGGGAGAACGGCTCCTTCCTGCGGCGTGTGACCCGTGCGGCGGCTGCGGCTGCTGCGGCCACCATGGCATTGGCTGCACCTTCTTCGTCCACCCCTGAGTCTCCCACGATGTTGACCGAGAAGCCCAAGGATAACCGCGCCCAGTGCCAGCTGGTGCCTGTGGTGGAGATTGGCATCCGTGAGCGCCACAATGCTGAGCAGCATGTCACCCAGCTCGTGTCCGTCCAGCCTCTGCCCCGTACTCTGTCCCCGACTCTGGCTTCAGCCACAGCTCCAGCCTCCCAGGGCATCCTGACATCGGATGAGGAATCAACACCTAAGAAGTCAAAGGCCAGGATACTGGAGTCCGTCACAGTGAGCTCCCTGATGGCTACACCCCAGGACCCCAAGGGTCGAGGGGTCGGGACGGGGCGGTCTGTGTCTAAGCTCAGGATTGCGCGGGTCTCCCCTGGCCCACGGGACTCGCCAGGCTCTCCAGACTCTCCGTGGCGGGAGCGGGTGCTGGCTCCCATCCTGCCGAATAACTTCTCCATGCCCACGGGCTCTCCCGCGGACTCTCAGTCGGTGCGGCACAGCCTGGTCGCCCCGTCCTCCCTGAGTCCCCAAGTCTTAGCCCAGAAGTACTCTCTGGTGGCCAAACAGGAAAGTGTTGTCCGCAGGGCGAGCAGAAGGCTTGCCAAGAAGACTGCCGAAGAGCCCGCTGCCTCTGGCCGCATCATCT GTCACAGTTACCTGGAGAGGCTTCTGAATGTTGAGGTGCCCGAGAAAGTTGG TCCTGAGCAGGAGTCCCCCGAGGAGGCTGAGCCAGTAGCGGCAGCTGAGCCAGAG GTCCCTGAGAACAACGGAAATAACTCGTGGCCCCGCAATGACACGGAGATTGGCAATAGCACACCCAACCCGAAGCCTGCAGCCAGCAGTCCGGAAACGCCCTCTGCAGGGCAGCAAG AGGCCAAGACAGACCAAGCAGATGGACCCAGAGAGCCACCGCAGAGTGCCAG GAGGAAGCGCAGCTACAAGCAGGCGGTGAGTGAGCTGGACGAGGAGCAGCACCTGGAGGATGAGGAGCTGCAGCCCCCCAGGAGCAAGACCCCTTCCTCACCCTGCCCGTCCAGCAAG GTGGTGCGGCCCCTCCGGACCTTTCTGCACACGGTGCAGAGGAACCAGATGCTCATGACCCCGACCTCAGCTCCCCGCAGCGTCATGAAGTCCTTTATTAAGCGCAACACTCCCCTGCGCGTGGACCCCAAG GAGAAGGAGCGGCAGCGCCTGGAGAACCTGCGGCGGAAGGAGGAGGCCGAGCAGCTGCGCAggcagaaggtggaggaggaCAAGCGGCGGCGGCTGGAGGAGGTGAAGCT GAAGCGTGAGGAACGCCTCCGTAAGGTGCTGCAGGCCCGCGAGCGGGTGGAGCAgatgaaggaggaaaagaagaagcagaTTGAGCAGAAGTTTGCTCAGATCGACGAGAAGACTGAGAAG GCCAAGGAGGAGCGGCTGGCGGAAGAGAAGGCCAAGAAGAAGGCGGCGGCCAAGAAGATGGAGGAGGTGGAGGCGCgcaggaagcaggaggaggaggcgcGTAGGCTCAGGTGGCTGCAGCAGGTGCGAGCGCAG gaggaggaagagcgGCGGCACCAAGAGCTGCtgcagaagaagaaggaggaggagcaggagcggCTGCGGAAGGCGGCCGAGGCTAAGCGGCTGGCGGAGCAGCGGGAGCAGGAGCGGCGCGAGCAGGAGCGGCAGCTGGCAGAGCAGGAGCGTCGGCGGGAGCAGGAGCGGCTCCAGGCCGAGAG GGAGCTGCAGGAGCGGGAGAAGGCCCTGAGGCTGCAGAAGGAGCGGCTGCAGAGGGAActggaggagaagaagaagaag GAAGAGCAGCAGCGTCTGGCTGAGCGGCAGCTGCAGGAGGAGCAAGAGAAGAAAGCCAAGGAGGCAGCAGGGGTCAGCAAGGCCCTGAACGTGACTGTGGACGTGCAG TCTCCAACTTGTACCTCATATCAGATGACTCCACAAGGGCGCAGGGCCCCTCCCAAGATCAACCCAGATAACTACGGGATGGATCTGAATAGCGACGACTCCACCGATGATGAGGCCCATCCCCGGAAGCCCATCCCCAACTGGGCCCGAG GCACCCCGCTCAGCCAGGCCATCATTCACCAGTACTACCACCCACCGAACCTTCTGGAACTCTTTGGAGCCATTCTCCCGCTGGACTTGGAGGATATCTTCAAGAAGAGCAAGCCCCGCTATCACAAGCGCACCAGCTCTGCTGTCTGGAACTCACCGCCTCTGCAGGGCGCCAGGGTCCCCAGCAGCCTGGCCTACAGCCTGAAGAAGCACTGA
- the INCENP gene encoding inner centromere protein isoform X2 yields the protein MGTTAPGPIHLLELCDQKLMEFLCNMDNKDLVWLEEIQEEAKRMFTREFSKEPELMPKTPSQKNRRKKRRISYVQDENRDPIRKRLSRRKSRSSQLSSRRLRSKDSVEKLATMAGENGSFLRRVTRAAAAAAAATMALAAPSSSTPESPTMLTEKPKDNRAQCQLVPVVEIGIRERHNAEQHVTQLVSVQPLPRTLSPTLASATAPASQGILTSDEESTPKKSKARILESVTVSSLMATPQDPKGRGVGTGRSVSKLRIARVSPGPRDSPGSPDSPWRERVLAPILPNNFSMPTGSPADSQSVRHSLVAPSSLSPQVLAQKYSLVAKQESVVRRASRRLAKKTAEEPAASGRIICHSYLERLLNVEVPEKVGPEQESPEEAEPVAAAEPEVPENNGNNSWPRNDTEIGNSTPNPKPAASSPETPSAGQQEAKTDQADGPREPPQSARRKRSYKQAVSELDEEQHLEDEELQPPRSKTPSSPCPSSKVVRPLRTFLHTVQRNQMLMTPTSAPRSVMKSFIKRNTPLRVDPKEKERQRLENLRRKEEAEQLRRQKVEEDKRRRLEEVKLKREERLRKVLQARERVEQMKEEKKKQIEQKFAQIDEKTEKAKEERLAEEKAKKKAAAKKMEEVEARRKQEEEARRLRWLQQEEEERRHQELLQKKKEEEQERLRKAAEAKRLAEQREQERREQERQLAEQERRREQERLQAERELQEREKALRLQKERLQRELEEKKKKEEQQRLAERQLQEEQEKKAKEAAGVSKALNVTVDVQSPTCTSYQMTPQGRRAPPKINPDNYGMDLNSDDSTDDEAHPRKPIPNWARGTPLSQAIIHQYYHPPNLLELFGAILPLDLEDIFKKSKPRYHKRTSSAVWNSPPLQGARVPSSLAYSLKKH from the exons ATGGGGACGACAGCCCCAGGGCCCATTCACCTGCTGGAGCTATGTGACCAGAAGCTCATGGAGTTTCTCTGCAACATGGATAATAAGGACTTGGTGTGGCTTGAGGAGATCCAGGAGGAGGCCAAGCGCATGTTCACCAG AGAGTTCAGCAAAGAGCCAGAACTGATGCCCAAAACACCTTCTCAGAAGAACCGACGGAAGAAGAGACGGATTTCCTATGTTCAGGATGAAAACAGAGACCCCATCAGGAAAAG GTTATCCCGCAGAAAATCTCGGAGCAGCCAGCTGAGCTCCCGACGCCTCCGCAGCAAGGACAGTGTAGAGAAGCTGGCCACAATGGCGGGGGAGAACGGCTCCTTCCTGCGGCGTGTGACCCGTGCGGCGGCTGCGGCTGCTGCGGCCACCATGGCATTGGCTGCACCTTCTTCGTCCACCCCTGAGTCTCCCACGATGTTGACCGAGAAGCCCAAGGATAACCGCGCCCAGTGCCAGCTGGTGCCTGTGGTGGAGATTGGCATCCGTGAGCGCCACAATGCTGAGCAGCATGTCACCCAGCTCGTGTCCGTCCAGCCTCTGCCCCGTACTCTGTCCCCGACTCTGGCTTCAGCCACAGCTCCAGCCTCCCAGGGCATCCTGACATCGGATGAGGAATCAACACCTAAGAAGTCAAAGGCCAGGATACTGGAGTCCGTCACAGTGAGCTCCCTGATGGCTACACCCCAGGACCCCAAGGGTCGAGGGGTCGGGACGGGGCGGTCTGTGTCTAAGCTCAGGATTGCGCGGGTCTCCCCTGGCCCACGGGACTCGCCAGGCTCTCCAGACTCTCCGTGGCGGGAGCGGGTGCTGGCTCCCATCCTGCCGAATAACTTCTCCATGCCCACGGGCTCTCCCGCGGACTCTCAGTCGGTGCGGCACAGCCTGGTCGCCCCGTCCTCCCTGAGTCCCCAAGTCTTAGCCCAGAAGTACTCTCTGGTGGCCAAACAGGAAAGTGTTGTCCGCAGGGCGAGCAGAAGGCTTGCCAAGAAGACTGCCGAAGAGCCCGCTGCCTCTGGCCGCATCATCT GTCACAGTTACCTGGAGAGGCTTCTGAATGTTGAGGTGCCCGAGAAAGTTGG TCCTGAGCAGGAGTCCCCCGAGGAGGCTGAGCCAGTAGCGGCAGCTGAGCCAGAG GTCCCTGAGAACAACGGAAATAACTCGTGGCCCCGCAATGACACGGAGATTGGCAATAGCACACCCAACCCGAAGCCTGCAGCCAGCAGTCCGGAAACGCCCTCTGCAGGGCAGCAAG AGGCCAAGACAGACCAAGCAGATGGACCCAGAGAGCCACCGCAGAGTGCCAG GAGGAAGCGCAGCTACAAGCAGGCGGTGAGTGAGCTGGACGAGGAGCAGCACCTGGAGGATGAGGAGCTGCAGCCCCCCAGGAGCAAGACCCCTTCCTCACCCTGCCCGTCCAGCAAG GTGGTGCGGCCCCTCCGGACCTTTCTGCACACGGTGCAGAGGAACCAGATGCTCATGACCCCGACCTCAGCTCCCCGCAGCGTCATGAAGTCCTTTATTAAGCGCAACACTCCCCTGCGCGTGGACCCCAAG GAGAAGGAGCGGCAGCGCCTGGAGAACCTGCGGCGGAAGGAGGAGGCCGAGCAGCTGCGCAggcagaaggtggaggaggaCAAGCGGCGGCGGCTGGAGGAGGTGAAGCT GAAGCGTGAGGAACGCCTCCGTAAGGTGCTGCAGGCCCGCGAGCGGGTGGAGCAgatgaaggaggaaaagaagaagcagaTTGAGCAGAAGTTTGCTCAGATCGACGAGAAGACTGAGAAG GCCAAGGAGGAGCGGCTGGCGGAAGAGAAGGCCAAGAAGAAGGCGGCGGCCAAGAAGATGGAGGAGGTGGAGGCGCgcaggaagcaggaggaggaggcgcGTAGGCTCAGGTGGCTGCAGCAG gaggaggaagagcgGCGGCACCAAGAGCTGCtgcagaagaagaaggaggaggagcaggagcggCTGCGGAAGGCGGCCGAGGCTAAGCGGCTGGCGGAGCAGCGGGAGCAGGAGCGGCGCGAGCAGGAGCGGCAGCTGGCAGAGCAGGAGCGTCGGCGGGAGCAGGAGCGGCTCCAGGCCGAGAG GGAGCTGCAGGAGCGGGAGAAGGCCCTGAGGCTGCAGAAGGAGCGGCTGCAGAGGGAActggaggagaagaagaagaag GAAGAGCAGCAGCGTCTGGCTGAGCGGCAGCTGCAGGAGGAGCAAGAGAAGAAAGCCAAGGAGGCAGCAGGGGTCAGCAAGGCCCTGAACGTGACTGTGGACGTGCAG TCTCCAACTTGTACCTCATATCAGATGACTCCACAAGGGCGCAGGGCCCCTCCCAAGATCAACCCAGATAACTACGGGATGGATCTGAATAGCGACGACTCCACCGATGATGAGGCCCATCCCCGGAAGCCCATCCCCAACTGGGCCCGAG GCACCCCGCTCAGCCAGGCCATCATTCACCAGTACTACCACCCACCGAACCTTCTGGAACTCTTTGGAGCCATTCTCCCGCTGGACTTGGAGGATATCTTCAAGAAGAGCAAGCCCCGCTATCACAAGCGCACCAGCTCTGCTGTCTGGAACTCACCGCCTCTGCAGGGCGCCAGGGTCCCCAGCAGCCTGGCCTACAGCCTGAAGAAGCACTGA